A single region of the Pan troglodytes isolate AG18354 chromosome 22, NHGRI_mPanTro3-v2.0_pri, whole genome shotgun sequence genome encodes:
- the KCNE2 gene encoding potassium voltage-gated channel subfamily E member 2, translated as MSTLSNFTQTLEDVFRRIFITYMDNWRQNTTAEQEALQARVDAENFYYVILYLMVMIGMFSFIIVAILVSTVKSKRREHSNDPYHQYIVEDWQEKYKSQILNLEESKATIHENIGAAGFKMSP; from the coding sequence ATGTCTACTTTATCCAATTTCACACAGACGCTGGAAGATGTCTTCCGAAGGATTTTTATTACTTATATGGACAATTGGCGCCAGAACACGACAGCTGAGCAAGAGGCCCTCCAAGCCAGAGTTGATGCTGAGAACTTCTACTATGTCATCCTGTACCTCATGGTGATGATTGGAATGTTCTCTTTCATCATCGTGGCCATCCTGGTGAGCACTGTGAAATCCAAGAGACGGGAACACTCCAATGACCCCTACCACCAGTACATTGTAGAGGACTGGCAGGAAAAGTACAAGAGCCAAATCTTGAATCTAGAAGAATCGAAGGCCACCATCCATGAGAACATTGGTGCGGCTGGGTTCAAAATGTCCCCCTGA